A genomic segment from Borrelia puertoricensis encodes:
- a CDS encoding DUF1506 family protein, with the protein MNNLRDRLSQMSQRMIFTYKAPDPLRLYKFETITLDDNFYQRVFNKEDYLEFTGIIIDISPQELRMIYDSNLFDLQGLSKLYTSDDIIFNLQDRISIGDNYYEIVSIDSSIGYQTLILKDVVWK; encoded by the coding sequence ATGAATAATCTTAGAGATAGGTTATCACAAATGTCACAACGTATGATATTTACATACAAAGCTCCTGATCCTTTACGTTTATATAAATTTGAAACTATTACACTTGATGATAATTTTTATCAGAGGGTATTTAATAAAGAAGACTACTTAGAATTTACAGGCATTATTATAGATATAAGTCCCCAAGAATTAAGGATGATTTATGACTCAAATTTATTTGACTTACAAGGACTCTCTAAACTTTATACAAGTGATGATATTATCTTCAATCTTCAAGATAGAATTTCTATAGGTGATAATTATTACGAAATAGTAAGTATTGACTCTTCTATTGGTTACCAAACACTAATTTTAAAGGATGTTGTATGGAAATAG
- a CDS encoding DUF3890 domain-containing protein, whose amino-acid sequence MQQRTAQQEIERQEEELFISRLHSNIISLLGISIEEFSIQSFMMQINLLESILLANGIQSEKLTYNDIFLLTYYHIGCELRKKGIVRELEFERIKREKFNELEIDYHPISDTSQSDSCNKNFCLRFDAYLDKVKRDTTSPSCIGVV is encoded by the coding sequence ATGCAACAGAGAACAGCTCAACAAGAGATAGAGAGACAAGAAGAAGAATTATTTATAAGCAGGCTTCACTCTAATATTATTTCCCTTTTGGGAATAAGTATAGAAGAATTTTCTATTCAAAGCTTTATGATGCAAATTAATCTCTTAGAGTCAATATTATTAGCTAATGGAATACAGTCAGAGAAGCTTACTTATAATGATATCTTCTTGCTTACTTACTATCATATTGGATGTGAACTGAGGAAAAAGGGGATTGTCCGTGAACTTGAATTTGAGAGAATAAAGAGAGAGAAATTCAATGAACTGGAAATTGACTATCACCCTATATCTGATACTAGTCAATCTGACAGTTGTAATAAAAACTTCTGTTTACGATTTGATGCGTATCTAGATAAAGTTAAAAGAGATACTACGTCTCCTTCCTGTATAGGAGTTGTGTAA
- a CDS encoding DUF228 domain-containing protein, translating to MSDINNLISQYHTKAKELKKQMKNPISDAGVFSNKVDFKDKNQHLQNQGGTVTSRYDKLENYYFKGYPYKRGVKLVVNATTQDNNPHYEPHVEVGGEDYLYGICTDIDEFTQTATVIPITNNFTGYLIAKQSSGIKRKDKVKFDTNGELEKDSSSNNKINAYALSDAISLDGTTNKICIVNVAIYGNKARPS from the coding sequence ATGTCAGATATAAATAACTTGATAAGTCAATATCACACTAAGGCAAAAGAACTAAAAAAACAAATGAAGAACCCTATTAGTGATGCAGGAGTTTTTAGTAATAAAGTTGATTTTAAAGATAAAAATCAGCATTTACAAAATCAAGGTGGGACTGTAACTAGTCGTTATGATAAGTTAGAGAATTATTATTTTAAAGGATATCCATATAAAAGAGGAGTAAAACTTGTTGTCAATGCAACAACACAAGATAATAATCCACATTATGAACCACATGTAGAAGTTGGTGGTGAAGATTATTTATATGGTATATGTACTGATATAGATGAATTTACTCAAACAGCAACAGTAATACCTATTACAAATAATTTCACTGGATATTTAATAGCAAAACAAAGCAGTGGTATAAAAAGAAAAGATAAAGTTAAATTTGATACAAATGGTGAGCTTGAAAAAGATAGCTCAAGTAATAATAAGATTAATGCCTATGCTTTATCAGATGCAATTTCACTTGATGGTACTACAAACAAAATTTGCATAGTTAATGTAGCTATTTACGGTAATAAAGCCAGACCAAGTTAA